A single window of Vigna unguiculata cultivar IT97K-499-35 chromosome 1, ASM411807v1, whole genome shotgun sequence DNA harbors:
- the LOC114182748 gene encoding LOW QUALITY PROTEIN: nifU-like protein 1, chloroplastic (The sequence of the model RefSeq protein was modified relative to this genomic sequence to represent the inferred CDS: inserted 1 base in 1 codon), translating into MAMAAPTLTSIPSRTTLNHQIHGLQLKFSVSTFNPPIQNRGRSVRIRLSSSXNHNQNQSSPGLYSAKKFELTASNVDLVLEDVRPYLIADGGNVDVVSVEDGVVSLRLQGACESCPSSTTTMTMGIERVLKEKFGDAVKDIRQVYDNQPKETTVEAVNSHLDVLRPAIKNYGGSVEVLSVEGEECQVKYVGPDSIGSGIKAAIKERFPDILNVTFSS; encoded by the exons ATGGCCATGGCAGCTCCAACTCTGACCTCAATTCCTTCAAGAACAACCTTGAATCATCAAATCCATGGCCTTCAACTAAAATTCTCAGTTTCCACTTTCAATCCTCCAATCCAAAATAGAGGAAGGAGCGTTCGAATCCGATTATCATCTT CCAATCACAACCAGAATCAGTCCTCTCCCGGATTATACTCCGCAAAGAAATTCGAGCTCACCGCATCCAACGTAGACCTGGTTCTCGAAGATGTTCGCCCTTACCTCATCGCAGACGGTGGCAACGTCGACGTGGTCTCCGTCGAAGACGGCGTCGTATCTCTCCGTCTTCAAGGAGCGTGCGAGAGCTGCCCCAGCTCCACCACAACCATGACGATGGGAATCGAGCGCGTTCTTAAGGAAAAATTCGGAGATGCCGTTAAGGACATTCGCCAAGTCTACGATAACCAACCCAAGGAAACTACCGTCGAG GCTGTGAACAGTCATCTTGATGTACTACGACCGGCCATAAAGAACTACGGAGGGAGCGTGGAAGTGTTATCCGTTGAAGGTGAGGAGTGCCAGGTTAAGTACGTTGGACCTGACTCCATTGGATCCGGAATCAAAGCAGCCATCAAGGAGAGGTTTCCAGACATTCTCAATGTTACCTTCTCTTCCTAG
- the LOC114182731 gene encoding SWR1-complex protein 4, translating to MDAKDILGLPKNSFPSLEKKSRPPKESQRKPDGISREVYALTGGLAPLMPAIEASQLKKKPPPLEKITWQWLPFTSSARKDNLQLYHWVRVVNGVPPTGDYSFAKYNKAVDVIKYTDEEYDKYLTNPMWTKEETDQLFDLCERFDLRFVVIADRFPSSRTVEELKDRYYSVSRAILVARAPSSGDVAAHPLVKELYNVSQEMERKRALSMVLSQTRQQERRDEEVLVEAKRIAESRIPPKVAEESHLAAPNAGAEATERAVPGETVSPSNVQLPPMVAPPTLSDNASTLASLRMLRVYLRTYALEQMVQAANSSAGLRTIKRVEQTLQDLGVNLKPRVPTKAVCAEHLELRKEILTWLNLQKQVQYKEAEGSSFRDGSYGETPGTPKHLHRAGDQDRTFIPDAMNFGVERVGKKDQKRKAPGAPSAHKRPRKLKATDL from the exons ATGGATGCCAAAGATATCCTGGGATTGCCAAAAAACTCATTCCCCTCTCTTGAGAAGAAGTCTCGACCTCCCAAAGAGTCTCAACGAAAACCTGATGGCATTTCGCGCGAG GTGTATGCGCTTACAGGTGGGTTGGCCCCTCTTATGCCTGCTATTGAAGCTTCTCAATTGAAGAAAAAGCCTCCTCCTCTCGAAAAG ATCACTTGGCAGTGGCTTCCTTTCACCAGTTCTGCTCGTAAAGATAATCTGCAACTTTACCACTGG GTTCGAGTTGTCAATGGTGTTCCTCCTACGGGTGACTATTCTTTTGCCAAGTATAATAAG GCAGTTGATGTGATCAAATACACAGATGAGGAGTATGACAAGTATTTGACAAATCCT ATGTGGACCAAAGAGGAGACTGATCAACTATTTGACTTGTGCGAGAGATTTGATCTCCGATTTGTTGTAATAGCCGATAGGTTTCCATCATCTCGAACTGTAGAGGAATTAAAGGATAGATATTATAGTG TTTCGCGGGCTATATTGGTTGCTAGAGCTCCATCTTCTGGGGATGTTGCAGCACATCCTCTTGTTAAG GAACTGTATAATGTTTCACAAGAAATGGAGCGAAAGCGAGCACTGTCCATGGTCCTCTCTCAAACAAGGCAACAAGAACGCAGAGATGAAGAG GTTCTTGTTGAAGCAAAAAGGATAGCTGAATCTCGCATTCCACCCAAg GTTGCTGAAGAGTCTCACTTGGCTGCTCCTAATGCTGGTGCAGAAGCTACAGAGAGGGCTGTCCCTGGTGAAACTGTATCTCCATCGAATGTGCAACTTCCACCAATGGTTGCGCCTCCTACTTTATCAGATAATGCATCTACTCTAGCTTCTCTTCGCATG CTACGTGTATATTTGAGAACATATGCACTTGAACAAATGGTGCAAGCTGCAAACTCATCTGCTGGACTTCGGACTATCAAACGGGTTGAGCAAACCTTGCAAGACCTTGGG GTCAACTTGAAACCAAGAGTTCCAACAAAAGCTGTTTGTGCGGAGCACCTTGAGTTAAGAAAAGAAATACTAACTTGGCTTAATCTCCAGAAACAG GTTCAATATAAAGAGGCTGAAGGTTCCTCTTTTCGTGATGGGTCATATGGTGAAACACCTGGCACACCTAAG CATTTACATCGTGCTGGGGATCAGGATCGGACATTCATTCCAGATGCAATGAATTTTGGAG TGGAAAGGGTTGGCAAAAAGGACCAAAAGCGTAAG GCACCTGGAGCTCCATCGGCTCATAAAAGACCTAGAAAACTAAAGGCTACAGATCTCTAG
- the LOC114178153 gene encoding gibberellin 2-beta-dioxygenase 2-like, with product MVVASPTFSKISSNNTKAMRIPTIDLSMERSQLSQTVVKACEEYGFFRVVNHNVPKEVIARLEEEGAEFFSKSSHEKRRAGPASPFGYGFTNIGPNGDMGDLEYLLLRANPLSIAQISKTIANDSTKFSTVVKEYVEVVKEVTCEILDLVVEGLGVGDKFGLSRLIRDYDSDSVLRMNHYPPMKVKRKGKKNSIGFGAHSDPQMLTIMRSNDVGGLQIYTRDGLWLPVPPDPTNFFVMVGDVLQVMTNGKFMSVRHRALTNTLEARMSMMYFAAPPLDWWIAPLPEMVSPPENESVYKGFTWAQYKEATYSLRLGDSRLDLFKAHLDTHLLSSSQSQFQC from the exons ATGGTTGTGGCTTCTCCAACATTCAGCAAGATAAGTTCCAATAATACAAAGGCAATGAGAATCCCAACCATTGACCTATCCATGGAAAGGTCACAGTTATCGCAAACTGTGGTGAAAGCCTGCGAGGAATACGGTTTCTTCAGAGTGGTTAACCACAATGTGCCGAAGGAGGTTATTGCCAGATTGGAAGAGGAAGGTGCAGAGTTTTTCTCAAAATCCAGTCACGAGAAGCGTCGGGCTGGGCCCGCGAGCCCATTCGGTTACGGCTTCACCAATATTGGGCCCAATGGAGATATGGGTGACCTGGAGTATCTTCTGCTTCGTGCTAACCCTCTCTCCATCGCTCAGATATCCAAAACCATCGCTAACGACTCCACCAAGTTCAG TACGGTGGTGAAGGAATACGTGGAAGTGGTAAAAGAAGTAACGTGCGAGATTCTAGATCTGGTGGTTGAGGGATTAGGGGTCGGAGACAAGTTTGGTCTTAGCCGTCTCATCAGAGATTATGATAGTGATTCTGTTCTAAGGATGAATCACTACCCTCCAATGAAGGTGAAGCGGAAGGGTAAGAAGAATAGCATTGGTTTTGGGGCGCATTCTGACCCTCAGATGTTGACCATCATGCGCTCCAACGATGTGGGTGGCCTTCAAATTTACACCCGTGACGGACTATGGCTTCCTGTCCCTCCTGATCCCACTAATTTCTTTGTCATGGTTGGCGATGTCTTGCAG GTTATGACAAATGGAAAGTTCATGAGCGTGAGGCACAGGGCATTGACGAACACATTGGAGGCAAGGATGTCAATGATGTACTTTGCAGCGCCGCCACTTGATTGGTGGATTGCTCCTCTACCGGAGATGGTGTCGCCACCAGAAAATGAAAGTGTGTATAAGGGCTTCACATGGGCCCAGTACAAGGAAGCAACATATTCTTTACGCCTTGGGGATTCACGACTTGATCTCTTCAAGGCCCACTTAGATACCCATCTTCTCTCTTCCTCTCAATCTCAGTTTCAATGTTGA
- the LOC114178159 gene encoding transcription factor MYB108-like translates to MERSLSENGSSGTYGSSEEEMSITKGPWTEEEDSVLFDYITVHGEGHWNSVARYTGLKRTGKSCRLRWLNYLRPNVRRGNITLQEQLMILDLHSRWGNRWSKIAEHLPGRTDNEIKNYWRTRVVKQAKQLKCDVNSKQFRDTLRFEWMPRMLERIQAQASSSSSGQAQTALISNVKAHSDPCGGATATATASNAGLVSEASSAVEVHAPSLSDSGASYSLVGGGSWCSYGAEEGYSRVWEERNYGYSEITGNGFGGVDLWTEENICFLQQQLADDF, encoded by the exons ATGGAGAGGAGTTTATCAGAAAACGGGTCATCGGGAACATATGGAAGCAGTGAAGAGGAGATGTCAATAACGAAAGGTCCATggacagaggaagaagattcaGTTCTCTTCGATTACATCACAGTTCACGGTGAAGGTCACTGGAACTCTGTCGCTCGCTACACAG GTCTCAAACGAACGGGCAAAAGCTGCAGACTAAGATGGTTGAACTACTTGCGTCCCAACGTTCGACGCGGGAACATAACGCTCCAAGAACAGCTCATGATTCTTGACCTCCATTCCCGATGGGGCAATAG GTGGTCGAAAATAGCGGAACATTTACCGGGAAGAACAGACAACGAGATTAAGAACTACTGGAGAACGAGAGTGGTAAAGCAGGCTAAGCAACTGAAATGTGACGTGAACAGCAAACAATTCAGAGACACGTTGCGTTTTGAGTGGATGCCACGTATGCTGGAGCGGATTCAGGCACAGgcctcatcatcatcatcaggcCAAGCCCAAACCGCTTTAATCTCCAACGTTAAAGCCCACAGCGACCCTTGTGGTGGAGCCACCGCCACCGCCACTGCCAGTAACGCGGGTTTGGTGTCAGAGGCTTCATCGGCGGTTGAAGTCCACGCCCCCTCTCTCTCTGACTCCGGCGCGTCTTATAGTTTAGTGGGTGGTGGAAGTTGGTGTTCTTATGGTGCAGAAGAAGGTTATAGCAGGGTATGGGAAGAGAGAAATTATGGGTACTCGGAGATAACAGGAAATGGTTTCGGTGGCGTTGATTTGTGGACGGAGGAGAATATTTGCTTCTTGCAGCAACAGCTCGCTGATGATTTCTGA